The following are from one region of the Coccinella septempunctata chromosome 7, icCocSept1.1, whole genome shotgun sequence genome:
- the LOC123316924 gene encoding uncharacterized protein LOC123316924 encodes MQAVKQISLLIFLFVWTIARCFPPIPLNERSTEKLTYEAYLLIEESLNQQKDSTLERRIKEKSIFIAPIISPENSPECGNDRCKKLMPKKEIPLENLLQLINQQYGFMEENEEDITTGPLYINIPLKAVQEETDLTMLIAPTKNAALEMEIDNNRTPSEEKVNMADIAGILGIKKVGESETVTSSTTDAITRETTTETTTVNTQGYTTETNALFYDAKRQVELKTDSTTMTSTTANTGSTEDFAGESTTEKPNAQDSELTLYQMDQALPYPDSSVSFVDVKREAETFKDKPMMSEKTSERPPTVFTVRSTLIVPKKDPLPPIPLPRVSTPTPFTLPTASAIFTPIDNVLNMEDNTKTIFSEGFQRPTHDSLFGVNKKFFPKVKDTDGFFTTRPSETTSEAVEYTKKITNRVVFPTVSTTPTSTRTFMVRFPSASHHVRFPASSSSAIPTTPSGISDNYGEQSRTSNPPIDRGDTLKNIPEVNLTYAIPIHVNLTSLYERIKAQRENHRNRDKHSEWFHLPTKWWDTSQRPPVLRISKKNGHMDVQEVSPDNFFRQFNARSFGLKPAIQR; translated from the exons ATGCAAGCTGTAAAACAAATTTCCCTGTTAATATTTCTCTTCGTTTGGACGATAGCCAGGTGTTTTCCTCCTATACCTCTCAACGAGAGGTCCACAGAGAAATTAACATACGAGGCGTATTTGTTGATTGAGGAGAGTTTGAACCAGCAGAAGGACAGCACTCTCGAACGAAGAATCAAGGAGAAATCCATATTCATAGCACCTATCATCAGTCCCGAGAACTCTCCTGAGTGCGGTAACGACAGATGCAAGAAATTAATGCCGAAAAAAGAGATACCCCTGGAGAATTTGCTTCAGTTGATCAATCAGCAGTACGGTTTTATGGAGGAGAATGAGGAAGACATAACCACTGGTCCCCTCTACATAAATATCCCTCTTAAGGCAGTTCAGGAGGAAACTGATCTCACGATGTTGATAGCTCCAACCAAAAACGCAGCATTGGAGATGGAGATAGACAACAACAGAACACCGAGTGAAGAAAAAGTCAATATGGCTGATATCGCCGGAATCCTCGGCATCAAAAAAGTAGGAGAATCAGAAACAGTAACTTCCAGTACAACAGATGCTATAACAAGAGAAACGACAACGGAAACTACAACTGTGAACACACAAG GTTACACCACGGAAACTAACGCTCTATTCTACGATGCCAAGAGACAAGTAGAGCTGAAAACGGACTCTACAACAATGACCTCGACAACAGCAAACACAGGCTCTACAGAGGACTTTGCCGGAGAAAGCACAACGGAAAAACCAAATGCCCAAGATAGCGAACTCACTCTATATCAAATGGACCAAGCTCTCCCTTACCCTGACTCATCAGTTTCCTTTGTCGACGTCAAAAGGGAAGCTGAAACCTTCAAAGATAAACCGATGATGAGTGAAAAAACTTCGGAAAGGCCTCCCACAGTTTTCACAGTCAGATCGACTTTGATAGTGCCCAAAAAGGATCCACTGCCACCTATACCTCTACCCAGAGTATCCACGCCGACACCTTTCACTTTACCGACAGCTTCTGCAATATTCACACCAATAGACAATGTGCTGAATATGGAGGACAACACGAAGACTATTTTCTCGGAGGGATTCCAGAGACCAACTCACGATTCCTTGTTTGGCGTAAATAAGAAGTTTTTCCCTAAGGTTAAGGATACTGATGGCTTTTTCACGACTAGACCATCAGAAACCACATCGGAGGCAGTCGAATATACCAAAAAAATCACAAATAGAGTAGTATTTCCGACAGTCAGTACTACTCCCACCAGTACTAGAACCTTTATGGTTAGATTTCCTAGTGCATCACACCATGTAAGGTTCCCAGCATCTTCATCGTCAGCCATACCCACCACCCCATCTGGTATTTCCGATAATTATGGAGAACAGTCAAGGACCTCGAATCCTCCGATTGATAGAGGTGATACCCTCAAGAATATCCCAGAAGTTAATCTTACCTACGCTATTCCCATCCATGTGAATCTAACCTCTTTATACGAGAGGATTAAAGCGCAAAGGGAAAATCACAGAAATAGGGACAAACACAGTGAGTGGTTCCATCTTCCAACAAAATGGTGGGACACGTCTCAGAGACCCCCTGTACTGAGGATTTCCAAGAAGAATGGCCACATGGATGTCCAGGAAGTAAGCCCTGACAATTTCTTCAGGCAGTTCAACGCCAGATCTTTTGGATTAAAACCTGCAATACAGAGATGA
- the LOC123316684 gene encoding rRNA methyltransferase 2, mitochondrial translates to MNISLVQFSRCLSTSKICCKKVIPTNIKNKGVSSQLWLKRQLSDPYVEKAKLMNYRCRSAFKLVEINDKYKIFCPGQTVIDVGAAPGSWSQVAIKEVENQGKVISIDKQNIYPMEGVTILSGMDFTDPASQSRLMKELNGTKAQVVMSDMAPRASGIREMDNENMMNLCYSALRFSVQVSEFGATFLVKLWQCGQSKQLELDISRFYNNVKFVKPKASRDDSAEIFILGRSFKGLKKT, encoded by the exons ATGAATATTTCTCTCGTTCAATTTTCTAGATGTCTAAGCACGTCAAAAATTTGCTGCAAAAAAGTTATACCTACTAATATTAAGAATAAAGGTGTGAGTTCCCAATTGTGGCTCAAGAGACAATTGTCAGATCCATATGTGGAGAAAGCTAAATTGATGAATTACAG GTGTCGCAGTGCATTCAAGCTTGTGGAAATCAATgacaaatataaaattttctgtCCAGGACAAACAGTCATTGATGTTGGTGCAGCTCCTGGTTCTTGGTCACAGGTAGCAATAAAAGAAGTTGAAAACCAAGGAAAAGTCATATCTATCGATAAGCAGAATATTTATCCGATGGAG GGGGTAACAATATTGAGTGGTATGGACTTCACTGATCCAGCATCACAATCTCGCTTGATGAAAGAATTGAACGGAACTAAAGCTCAGGTTGTTATGTCCGATATGGCTCCCAGAGCATCAGGTATAAGAGAAATGGacaatgaaaatatgatgaactTGTGCTACAGTGCATTAAGGTTTTCTGTACAAGTGTCTGAATTTGGTGCTACATTTCTTGTTAAATTGTGGCAATGTGGACAATCAAAGCAACTAGAATTAGATATTTCACGTTTTTATAACAATGTTAAGTTTGTAAAACCCAAAGCTAGCAGGGATGATTCAgctgaaatcttcattttaGGAAGAAGTTTCAAAGGTCTGAAAAAAACTTGA
- the LOC123316685 gene encoding ubiquitin-like protein 4A produces the protein MKIMVKCLKGGNCLADVDANTTIAELKKKIETDINIPAPQQTLVLSGKTLQDDKPLSFYPNIQDGTKLYVAVKKQETLYAILGKFLRQYYTEEQCKMIVEEFMRNFNTRVKNLSLDDLERIAISDKEHL, from the coding sequence ATGAAGATAATGGTAAAATGTCTTAAAGGGGGCAATTGTCTGGCAGATGTGGATGCAAATACTACAATCGCagaattgaaaaagaaaattgaaacagACATAAACATACCAGCTCCTCAACAAACATTGGTTCTATCTGGGAAAACGCTACAAGACGACAAACCACTGAGTTTTTACCCAAATATCCAAGATGGAACAAAATTGTATGTTGCAGTTAAAAAACAAGAAACCCTTTATGCAATATTAGGCAAATTTTTAAGACAATACTACACCGAAGAACAGTGCAAGAtgattgttgaagaattcatgaGAAATTTCAATACTAGAGTTAAAAATTTAAGCTTGGACGATCTTGAGAGAATAGCCATTTCAGACAAAGAACATTTGTAG